The nucleotide sequence CCCCGCCCGGCCCGCCGCCGGTGGGGGAGCGGGTCCCGACCGCGCACAACCCCCACGTCGGCGACGACGGGCTCGTCCACGTCGGCTGACGCCGGCCCGCTGTCAACGTCCTCTTGACATCTCCGTGGTGTCAAGAGATCGTTGACGCATGAACGCGCAACGGACCGCCCTCGGCGGCGGCACGGTCCTCGTGCTCGCCGGCCTCGTCACCTTCTGTCTCAGCCGCCTCGTCGACTCCGGCTTCGTCCACGGGCTCTTCCAGGGGATGACCGTCGCCCTCATGGTGCTCGGGGCCGTCGCGATCGGCCGTGGCGCGCGCGGCCGCGGGTCGGACCGCGAGGGGCTGTGGCTGCCGAGCCGTGACCGTGACTCCTGACCCGGCCCGGCCCGGCGTCGCGCCCGGCGACGAGGCCCTCGCCGACCGGCTGGCCCACGTCGTCCTCGGCCCGCTCGGCGCGGCCGGTGAGGCCCCGGACGCCCTCGCGCTCGTCGAGCGGGCCGCGCAGGCCCACGCCGCCACCCGTGACCTGCTCCAGCAGGCGGTGCTCGCCGCGCGCGCCGACGGGCGCAGCTGGGCCGCCGTCGGCGAGGTGCTCGGCCTGACCCGTCAGGCCGCCCAGCAGCGGTTCGGCGGGGCGAGCGAGGACGCCGGCCCCGAGGCGCAGGAGCGCTGGCTCGGCCCGGTCACGGCCTTCGACGAGATGCACGAGCTCGAGATCGCCGGCCGGCAGGGCTGGCGCACCGTCGGGGCGGGCATGCTGCGGCACCGCGTCGCCCGGACGCCGACGCAGTGGGAGCACCGGCGGGTGCTCTGGTCGCGGCCGGCGGACGCGTACGAGGGCGACGGTTGGGTCGTCGCGGTGCGCGCCTTCCCCTGGCTCTACCTCGTGCGGGACACGGGGCTGCCGGCCGAGCCCGGCGCCTGAGGGGCCGGGCTCGGAGGCCTCAGTCCTTCGAGGTCTCGCCGGGCAAGGCGAGCATCCGGTCCAGCGCCACCTTCGCCCAGTGCGCGACCTCGGGGTCGACACGGATCGGGTTGACCACCCGGCCGTCGACGAGCGACTCCAGCGCCCACACGAGGTGCGGCAGGTCGATGCGGTTCATCGTCGAGCAGTAGCAGACGTTCTTCTCGAGGAAGAGGATGCGCTGCTCGGGGAACTGCGCGGCGAGGCGTCGCACGAGGTTGAGCTCGGTGCCGACGGCCCACGCCGTCCCCGCCGGTGCGGCGGCGATCGTGCGGATGATCTTCTCGGTCGAGCCGACCTCGTCGGCGAGCTCGACGACCTCGTGGCGGCACTCGGGGTGGACGATGACGCGCACGGCCGGCACCTCGCGGCGGGCGGCCTCGACCGCCTCGACGGAGAAGCGGCCGTGCACCGAGCAGTGCCCGCGCCAGAGGATCATCGTCGCGTCGCGCAGCTGCTCGGGCGTGAGGCCGCCCATCGGGCGGTGCGGGTCCCAGACGACGCAGCCGTCGAGGCGGCCGCCGAGGTCGCGCACGTAGGTGTTGCGGCCGAGGTGCTGGTCGGGCAGGAACAGCACCTTGCCGCCCTCGCCGGCCTGCTCCAGCGCCCAGGTGAGCGCCGTGCGGGCGTTGGAGGAGGTGCAGACCGTGCCACCCTCCCGGCCGGTGAACGCCTTGATGGCCGCCGAGGAGTTCATGTACGTGACGGGCACCGTCCTGTCGGCGACACCCGCGGCGACCAGCTCGTCCCAGCACTCCTGCACCTGGTCCAGGGCGGCCATGTCGGCCATCGAGCAACCGGCCGCGAGGTCGGGCAGGACGACGGTCTGGGCGTCCGAGGTGAGGATGTCGGCCGACTCCGCCATGAAGTGCACGCCGCAGAAGACGACGAACTCGGCGTCCGGTCGCGCGGCCGCCTCCTTGGCCAGCTTGAAGGAGTCGCCGGTGACGTCGGCGAACTCGATGACCTCGTCGCGCTGGTAGTGGTGGCCGAGGACGAAGAGCCGGTCCCCGAGGGCGGCCCGGGCCGCCCTCGCCCGCTCGACGAGGCCGGGGTCCGAGGGGGCCGGCAGGTCGCCGGGGCACTCGACCCCCCGCTCGGTGGCGAGCTCGCGGCCCCGCCCGAGGACGAGGAGGGGGAGCGGGGCGTGCTGCGGCGTGCCGGCGGTGGTGGTCACGGCGCCCGATCCTAGGTGCTCAGCCCATCGACCTCTGACCGTCGACCGTCTCGCGGATGACGTCGGCGTGGCCGGTGTGGTGCGCGAGCTCGGAGAGCAGGTGGAGGAAGGTGCGCCGGGCGCTGCGCCGCTCGCCCGGCGTGAACCAGGGCGCGGGGGGCAGCGGGTGGCTGGCCGAGAGGTCGACCGTGCGGACCAGCTCGTCGGTGTGGGCCGCCACCTCGCGGTACAGCGCCACGACCTCCGCCAGGGTCTCGTCCTCGAGGAGGCGGAACTCACGCTCGCGCGCGTCGTAGTCGGCGTCGTCGCCGCCGGCCATCGTCCCGTGCTCGACGAAGTCGGTCCACCCGCGCTCGGTGAGCGCGACGTGCTTGACGAGCCCGCCGAGGCAGAGGCTGCTCGCCGTCGGCGTCAGGCGCGCCTGGTCGTCGGTGAGGCACTCGACGGTGTGGAGGAAGAAGTAGCGCTGCTGGGCGAGGGCCTCGAGGAGGGCGACGCGCTCGGGGTCGAGGTCGGTGGGCTGGGCGTCGGACACGGGGGGCCTCCTGGCGGCTGGTCTGGTGGCGCGACCCTAGGCCCGTCCACCGACACCCGCCAGGGCCGTCGGCGATACGCTCGCCCCGTGCGCGTGCTCATCGCCCCCGACGCCTTCGGCTCCACCCTCGGGCCGGTCCAGGTGGCCACCGCGATGGCCGAGGGCTGGGCCCTCGGCGCGCCCCACGACGAGGTGCGGCTGCTGCCCCTCTCGGGCGGCGGCCCCGGCTTCCTCGACGTCGTCGCCCGCGCCTGCGGCGGCGAGATGGTCGCGACGACGGTCAGCGACCCGCTCGGGCGCGAGGTGCCCGCCACCCTCCTCCTCGTCGACGAGCCCGGCCGGCGCACCGCGTACGTCGAGGCCGCCCAGGCCATCGGCCTGCACCTGCTCGCCGCCGACGAGCGCGACCCCGGCATCACGAGCACGTGGGGCGTCGGGCAGCTGCTCGAGGCCGCCCTCGCCGAGGGCGTCGACCGGGTCGTCGTCGGGGTCGGCGGCGGCGCGACGAACGACGGGGGAGCGGGGATGCTCGCAGCCCTCGGGGCCGGCCCCGCCGACCTCCTCGCGCGCGGCGGCCTCGCCCTGGGCGCCGCGGACGAGTCGGCGCTCATCGGGCTGCCCGGCGTCCTCGACCGTCTCTCGGGCACCGAGGTCGTCCTCGCGACCGACGACGAGACCCCGCTGCTCGGCCTCTCGGGCACGAGCGCCGTCGGCGCGCCCGGCAAGGGGGCCACGCCCGAGACCTCCCAGGCGCTGGAGTCCGCGCTCGGCCACTTCACCGACGTCGTCGGGCGGGCGGTGCCGCGCCCGCTCGACCTCCTGAGCGGTCAGCCCCGTCGGCTCGACCGCGAGCTCGGCGCCGGCGCCGCCGGGGGCCTGGGCTACGCGCTCCTCGTGCTCGGCGCGCGCCCCGTGCCCGCCGTCACCGAGGTGCTGCGCCTGACCGGCTTCGACGTCGCCGCGGCCGGCAGCGACCTCGTCGTCACCGCGACCGACCGGCTCGACTGGACCAGCGTGCGCGGCTCCGTCGTCTCCGGGGTCGCCGAGGCGACCGCCGCGACCGGCCGCCCGGCCGTCGTCGTCGCCGGCGAGCTGCTCGTCGGCCGGCGCGAGACGATGACGATGGGCCTGGCCGGCTGCTACGCCCTGGCCGACCACCCGGCCGAGGTCGACGCGATGCTCGCCGACCCCGTCGGCACCCTGCGCGCCCGGGCCCGGCGGGTCGCCCGCACCTGGTCGCCCGCCCGCTGACCCCTTCCGACGCGGGCTACGCCGCAGGAGGTGCTGCCCTGGCGACAGTTACTGCGGTGTAGCCGGCACACGGACCGGGCGGTGGCTCCACCCGTCGGTGGCGCGACGTACAGTGGAGGAGTCCGGGAACACCGGGGCCCCGCCCTCGGTTCCCCCTCGTGGCGGCCAGCCGGCCGGCCCACCGACAGCGACGAGGAGTCCTCACCCATGAGCGACCAGCTCCAGACCACCGAGGCCACCACCGAGACCGCCGCCCACGGCGTGCTGCTCACGGACGTGGCCGCCTCCAAGGTCGCCTCCCTGCTCGCGCAGGAGGGGCGCGACGACCTCCGGCTGCGCGTCGGGGTCCAGCCCGGCGGATGCTCGGGCCTCATCTACCAGCTCTACTTCGACGAGCGCACCCTCGACGGTGACCTCGTGCGCGACTTCGGCGGTGTCGAGGTCGTCGTCGACCGCATGAGCGCCCCCTACCTCGAGGGCGCGAGCATCGACTTCTCGGACACCATCGAGAAGCAGGGCTTCACGATCGACAACCCCAACGCGGGCAGCTCCTGCGCCTGCGGCGACAGCTTCAGCTGACGCACCCGGACGGGCCCGGACCTCCTCGCGGGGTCCGGGCCCGTCCGCGTCCCCGGCCGCCGGGTAGGTTGCTCTGGTGCAGATCGCCGTCACCGGGTCCATCGCGACCGATCACCTCATGACCTTCCGCGGCCGCTTCGCCGACTCCCTCGTCGTGGAGCAGCTCGACAAGATCTCGGTCAGCTTCCTCGCCGACCAGCTCGACATCCGTCGTGGGGGCGTCGCGGGCAACATCTGCTTCGGGATGGGCGTGCTCGGGGCCCGGCCGCTCCTCGTCGGCGCCGCCGGCGAGGACTTCGCCGACTACCGCAGCTGGCTCGGCCGGCACGGCGTCGTCACCGACCACGTGCTCGTCTCCGGCACCCGGCACACCGCCCGGTTCGTCTGCACGACCGACGACGACATGGCCCAGATCGCGACCTTCTACGCGGGCGCGATGAGCGAGGCCCGGATGATCGAGCTCGGCCCGATCCACGAGCGCTGGGACCTCGACCTCGTGCTCATCGGGGCCGACGACCCCGAGGCGATGCTCCGCCACACCGACGAGTGCCGCGAGCGGGGCATCCGCTTCATCGCCGACCCCTCGCAGCAGCTGGCCTTCGCCGACGGCCCGTTCATCCGCAAGCTCGTCGACGGCGCCGAGATCCTCATCACCAACGAGTACGAGTCGCACCTCACCTCCACCAAGACCGGGTGGAGCCAGGACGAGATCGACTCCCGCGTCACGACGCGCGTCGTGACGCTCGGCAAGGACGGCGCCGAGATCCGCACCCGCGGCCAGGAGCCGGTCCACGTCCCCGTCGCGGGCGACGTCGAGCGCGTCGACCCCACCGGGGTCGGCGACGCGTTCCGGGCCGGCTTCCTCGTCGGGCTCTCCGGGGGCCTGTCGCACGAGCGCTCGGCGCAGATCGGCTCGGTGCTCGCCGCGTTCGTCCTCGAGACGGTCGGCACGCAGGAGTACGTCGTCGGCCGGGCCGGCTTCCTCGCCCGCGTCGAGGCGGCCTACGGCGCGCAGGCGAGCGCCGAGATCGCGCCGCACGTGCGCTTCGCCCGCGACTGACGCCGCCCGCCGTGGCCTTCCCTCCCGTGGAGCCGCCGCCGACCGGCTGGCTGCTCGACGCCGCCGACGCGGTGGACGGTGACGACCTCGTCGCCGCCGGGGCCGACCTCGAGCCCGGCACGCTCCTCGCGGCCTACCGGCTCGGCCTGTTCCCGATGGGCCTGGGCCGCGACGGCGCCGGGACGGTCGGCTGGTGGTCGCCCGACCCGCGCGGCGTCATCCCACCGGGGGCGCTGCGGGTGCGCTCCTCGCTGCGCAAGGTCCTGCCGCGCTTCGAGGTGACCGTCGACACCGCCTTCACCGAGGTCGTCGCCGGGTGCGCCGACCCCTCGCGCGACGGGCGGTGGATCACCGACGAGATCGCCGCCGCCTACGAGGAGCTGCACCGGCTGGGGTGGGCCCACAGCGTCGAGGTGTGGCAGGAGGGCGCCCTCGTCGGAGGGCTGTACGGGGTCTCGGTCGGCGGCCTCTTCGCGGGGGAGTCGATGTTCCACCGCGTCCGCGACGCCTCGAAGGTCGCGCTCGTCGGGCTCGTGGGCCGCTTCTTCGCCGACGGCGACCCCCGCCGGCTCGTCGACGTGCAGTGGGCGACCGACCACCTGCGCCGGATGGGGGCGCAGGAGTGGTCGCGCGAGGACTACCGCCGCGCGCTGGGGCCGGCGCTGCGGGCGCCTCAGGTCGACCTGGCGGCCGTGGCCCCGACGACGACGGTGTAGCGGGTCCACGACCCCTCGTCGGCCAGCGTGAGGCCGTGACCGCGCATCCGCGCCCACGCCGGGACGTCGGAGCGGGCGGCCACGTCGTCGGCGAGCAGGACGAGCGAGGCGCCGGGGGAGAGGCCCTGCGCGGCCCGGGCCACCCGGATGACCGGCACCGGGCAGCGGGTGCCGCGGGCGTCGACGACGGCGGGCTCGCTCACAGGTCCTCGGTGCCCATCCGGGTCCGGACGGCGCGGACCGCCTCCGGCAGCTCGCGGCAGAGGCGTTCGACGGACGCCTCGCGGTCGACGGCGACCGAGGCCAGGGGAAGGACCACCCGGACGTTGCCGTGGGTGAGGACGCCCATCGCGGCGAGGACGTGGCTCGGCCGCAGCACGCTCGAGGTGCACGCCGACCCCGAGGCCACGGCCAGCCCGCGGGCGGCGAGCTCGTCGACGAGGGCCTCGCCGTCGGCGAGCAGGACGCTGAAGGTCACGACGTGCGGGAGGGCGTCGGTGGCGTCGCCGAGGACCTCGACGTCGCGCACCCCGGCGGCGGCCTCCCGCACCCGCGCGACGAGCGTGCGGGCCTCGCGGGCGTCGTCCTCGGCCGACCGCTCGGTCTGGCGCCACGCCTCGGCCGCGGCGAGCACGAGCGGGACCCAGGGCGCCGCGAGGGCGCGCCCGTGCTCGGCCTCGCGGCGCGGGCCGGGCAGGGACCAGCGCGTCCCGGTGCGCACCCCGAGCATTCCGAGCGGCGGCCCACCGAAGGACGAGGCGTCGGCGACGACGACGTCCCCGACGCCGGGCAGCGGCTCGCGGCCGAGGGAGGCGGTGGCGTCGAGCAGCAGCGGGACGCCGGCCGCCCGGGCCGCCGCCGCGAGGTGGTCGACCGGCTGGCGGGTGCCGACCTCGCCGTTGGCGGTCTGGAGCACGGCCGCGGCGACCCCGGGGGCGGCGACGGCGCGCTCCCAGGCGTCGACGTCGACGCGCCCGTGGCGGTCGACGGGCACGGGCTCGGCGTCGCCGGCGCGCAGGAGCAGGACCGAGCGCTCGGTGGCGCCTGCCACGACGCGGGTGCCCGTGCGCCGGCGGGCGTGGAGCAGTCCGTCCAGCCCGACGGCGAGGGCCTCCTCGGCGCTCGAGTGCACCGAGAGCTCGTCCGGGCTCACGCCGACGGCCCCGGCGAGGACGGCCCGGGCCGTGTCGAGGTGCGCCCGTGCGGCGCGGCCGGGGGCGTGCCGGGCGGCCGGGTCGGCCCAGGCGACCCCGAGGGCGGCGGTCAGCGTCGCCTCCCCGAGGGGGTGCAGAGGGCCCCGTGAGGCGTCCAGGAGGCCCGCCGTCAAGGACGCTGTGGAAGGTTGAACGGTGGTGTGCGCCACGGGTCGACGGTAGCCCCCCTGCATGCCCGGTGAGGTACCCGTGCAGTAGGGTTTGCCTCGATCGTCCTCGCTCCACGACACGAAGGGTGCAGCGGTGCGCCAGCACGACTCCTCCTCGCCCCGTCGCCCACGGCGGCGGCTCGGCACGACGGTTCTCGTCGGTGCCCTCGCCACCCTCGCGCTCGGTGGCTGCGCCAGCGGCGACCTGCGCGGTGACGCCTCCACCGGATGGCTCCCGCACGCGGTGACCGAGGGGGGCGAGCGCGTCACGACCCTGTGGATCGGGGCGTGGATCGCGCTCATCGCGGTCGGCCTGCTCGTCATCGGCCTCATCGTGTGGTGCCTCGGCGCCTACCGCCGCCGCCAGGACGACACCGAGCTGCCCGTCCAGCTGCGCTACAACATCCCGATCGAGATCCTCTACACGGTCGTGCCGATGCTCATGATCGTCGTGTTCTTCTACTACACGGCGCGTGACGAGGCCGCCCTCGTCGACACCTCGAAGAAGCCCGACGTCACCGTCAACGTCGTGGGCAAGCAGTGGAGCTGGGACTTCAACTACCTCGAGGACGACGTCCACGAGGTCGGCACGCAGGCCATCCTCACGGGGGAGCCGGGCGCCGAGGAGACCATCCCGACGCTGTACCTCCCCGTCGGCGAGCGGGTCGAGTTCGTGCTCACCGCGCGCGACGTCATCCACTCGTTCTGGGTGCCGGCCTTCCTCCAGAAGATGGACATGCTCCCGGGGCGGGTCAACCGCTTCCAGGTCGTCCCGACCCAGGAGGGCCAGTTCAAGGGCAAGTGCGCCGAGCTCTGCGGCGCCTACCACTCCCAGATGCTGTTCAACGTCAAGGTCGTCTCCCGCGCGGAGTACGACCAGCACATGGCCGACCTGCGGGCGGCCGACCAGACCGGTCTGCTCAACAACACCCTCAACCGTGAGGCCCTGATGAGCGGCCAGACCGTCCAGCCCGGCGGAGGTAACTGAGATGAGCGCCGCGACCGACACGACGATGCTGCGCGAGGCGGGGGTCCGCCAGCGCACCCGCCGGCTCTCGCCCGGTGCCACCGTCGTCAAGTGGGTGACGACGACCGACCACAAGGTCATCGGCAACCTGTACTTCATCACCTCCTTCGCGTGGTTCCTCATCGGCGGCGTCATGGCGCTGCTCATCCGCGCCGAGCTCGCCGAGCCGGGCCTGCAGGTCGTCGACAACCCGGACCAGTACAACCAGCTGTTCACGATGCACGGCACGATCATGCTGCTGCTCTTCGCGACGCCGCTGTTCGCCGGGTTCGCCAACGCGCTCATGCCGCTGCAGATTGGGGCGCCCGACGTCTCGTTCCCGCGGCTGAACATGTTCGCGTACTGGCTCTACCTCTTCGGCGGCCTCATCGCCGCGGCGGGCTTCATCACCCCGAACGGCGCCGCCGCCTTCGGCTGGTTCGCCTACGCGCCCCTGTCGGACAACGCCTACAGCCCCGGCATCGGCGGTGACCTCTGGGTCTTCGGCCTCGCGCTCGGTGGCTTCGGCACCATCCTCGGCGCCGTCAACTTCATCACGACGATCCTCACGATGCGCGCGCCCGGCATGACGATGTTCCGGATGCCGATCTTCTCGTGGACCGTGCTCGTCACCTCGATCCTCGTCATCCTCGTCTTCCCGGCCCTGGCCGCCGCGCTCTTCGCGCTCGGCGCCGACCGGAGGTTCGGGGCACAGATCTTCGAGCCGGCCAGCGGTGGCGCCATCATGTGGCAGCACATCTTCTGGTTCTTCGGGCACCCGGAGGTCTACATCATCGCGCTGCCGTTCTTCGGGATCATCTCCGAGATCCTCCCGGTGTTCTCGCGCAAGCCGATCTTCGGCTACAAGACCCTCGTCTACGCGACCATCGCCATCGCGGCGCTCTCGGTCAGCGTCTGGGCCCACCACATGTACGTGACCGGCCAGGTGCTCCTGCCGTTCTTCGCGATCATGACGATGCTCATCGCGGTCCCCACGGGCGTGAAGTTCTTCAACTGGATCGGCACGATGTGGGGCGGCAAGCTCGACTTCTCGACGCCGATGCTCTGGGCGCTGGGCTTCCTCGTCACCTTCCTCTTCGGTGGCCTGACCGGCATCATCCTCGCGAGCCCGGCGCTGGACTTCCAGCTCTCCGACAGCTACTTCGTCGTCGCGCACTTCCACTACGTCGTGTTCGGCACCGTCGTCTTCGCGATGTTCGCCGGGTTCTACTTCTGGTGGCCGAAGTTCACCGGCCGCATGCTCGACGAGAAGCTCGGGAAGATCCACTTCTGGATGCTGTTCCTCGGCTTCCACCTCACCTTCTTCGTGCAGCACATCCTCGGTGCGCAGGGCATGCCCCGCCGCTACGCGGACTACATGCCCGAGGACGGGTTCACGCTCGGCAACCAGATCTCCACCGCCGGCGCGTTCCTCCTCGGCGCCTCGATGCTGCCGTTCATGTACAACGTCTGGAAGACGTGGCGCTACGCGCCGCTCGTCGAGACCGACGACCCGTGGGGCTACGGCGCCTCGCTCGAGTGGGCCACGTCCTGCCCGCCGCCGCGGCACAACTTCGACCGGATCCCGCGGATCCGCTCCGAGCGCCCCGCGTTCGACCTGCACCACCCGGAGGCCGCGGTGGCCGGTGTCCACGACGCCGCGCACAGCTCCGACAGCGGGCTGGTCGCCGCCCTCGGCCCGGCCGACCTGCACGGCGAGGCGCTCGTCGACGAGAAGAACAAGGAGGCCTGAGCCATGCGGGCGATGGAACGGATCGGCATGCTCATCGGCGTGTTCGCGTTCATCATGGCGGCCATCTACGGCACGTGGACGTCCTCCACGGTCCTCGGCACCGAGTGGGTCGGCACGATCGGCCTCATCCTCGGCGGCCTGCTCGGGATGATGATCGCCTGGTACCTCTGGATGACCCGGCGGCGCCTGGACCGCGACCCGGCGGACGACCCGCTGGGTGAGATCGACGAGATCCAGGGCGAGTACGGCTTCTTCAGCCCGCACAGCTGGCAGCCGCTCTTCCTCGCGGGCGCCGCGGCGGTCTGCTTCCTCGGCCTCGCGGTCGGCTGGTGGCTGTTCATCATCGGCGCGTTCTTCGCGATCCCCGCGCTCGTCGGCTGGACCTTCGAGTACTGGAAGGGCCCGAACGCGCTCTGAGCGCCGCAGGCAACCACGACGAGGGCCGCCCGGGATCTCCCGGGCGGCCCTCGTCGTGTCCGCGCGACGGGCGTGGGGTCGCGGGCGCGGCTCAGCCCCAGCCGAGCTCGTGCAGGGCGTCGTCGTCGATCCCGAAGTGGTGGGCGAACTCGTGGACGACGGTGACGGCGATCTCGTCGGTCAGTTCCTCGAGGTCGGCACACATCCGGGTCAGGGGACCGCGGAAGAGGACGATCCGGTCCGGCAGGGCGCCGGCGCCCCAGCCGTCGCCGCGCTCGGTCAGCGGGATGCCGTCGTAGACGCCGAGCAGCTCGGGGTCGTCGGCGGGCGGCTCGTCCTCGACGAGGAAGACGACGTTGTCGAGCATCGACATCAGCTCCTCGGGCACCTCGTCGAGTGCGTCCTCGACGATGGTGTCGAAGTGCTCGGGGGTCAGGGCGTCCACGCGTCCTCCCGGGGCGCGCGCAGGGCGACGAGGGCCGGCCACCCGAGGGGGCGGCCGTTCCACGTGGCGGTGAGGCGGCCGTCCTGGGCGCGCAGGTGCAGGACGTGCGGGGTCTCGCGGGCGACGACGACCGCCTCGAAGACACCGGGGGCGGTCCAGCCGGCCGAGGCGGACCACGGCCCGTCGCCGGCCCAGGTGCCGTCGCCGGCCGCCAGGACGAGGGAGGCGCCGTCGTCGACGGTCAGCTCCCACGGGGCCGCGGCGTCCCCGGTGGCGCGAACGGCGAGCGAGCGCAGCGAGGGGTGGTCCTCGTCCGGCTCGTGCCGGGCCGTGGGCGGCGCCTGACGGCCGTGACCGCCGGCGGCGTCGTCGGAAACCACCGGCTCCAGCCGGGCGCCCGAGAGGCGCTCCTCGAGGCGCGCGATGGCATCGTCGTCGTGGGGGAGCGGCTCGGGGGAGAGCGCTGCCAGGAGCTCCTCCCACACGGCGTCGAGCAGGGCCTGCGTGTCGGTGGCGGTCGAGGTGACCGCGAGCACGAGCCCGGAGGGCGGGTGCACGACCGAGAACTGCCCCCACGCGCCGTCCGCCCGGTAGGCGTCGTGGCGGCATCGCCACACCTGGTAGCCGTACCCCTGCTGCCAGTCGACGTTCTCGGGGTGCGAGGCGGTGTCGACGTGGACGGAGGTCATCCGCTCGACCCAGCCCTCGGGCAGGATGCGCCGGCCCTCCCACACGCCGTCCAGGCGCAGGAGCTCGCCGAGCCGGGCCAGCGCCTCCGTCGTCACGTGGAGGCCGGAGTAGCCCAGGTCGAGCCCGTCCTTGCCCTGCCACGCGGCCGCGCCGACGCCGAGCGGGTCGAGCAGGCGGGGGCGCAGGTGGTCCAGCAGCCGCTGCCCGGTGGCCCGCTGGACGGCCAGCGCCGCCATGAGCGTGGCGCCGTTGTGGTAGACGAACCACGACCCCGGCTCCTCCTCGGGCTCGACCGCGAGGAACTGCGCCGCGAAGCCGGCCTCGTCGAGCCCGCGCCACGTGAGGGTGTCGGTGCGGTGGCCGGTCGACATCGACAGGACGTGGTGAAGGGTGAGGGTCGAGGCCCGGGAACCGGCGAGGTGCGCGGCCTCGGGGAAGAGGTCGACGAGGCGGTCCTCGAGGCGCAGCAGGCCGTCGGCGACGGCGAAGCCGACGGCGCAGGCGGTGAAGGTCTTGCTCACCGAGTAGACGAGCCGGATGCCGTCGGGCGTGTACGGCGCCCAGTCGGCCTGCGCGAGCACCGCCCCCTGGCGCAGGACGACGAGACCGTGCGCCTCGACGCCGACCCGCTCCCACCGCTCGAGCAGCGCCTCGAGCGCGGCCGGCGGGACCCCGGCGTCCTCGGGACGGCTGCGGGGGAGGGGGACCGGTGCCGACGTCGTCACGTCCCCCAGCCTAGGCGGGCCCGGACACGACGAGGCCGCACCCGGCGGGCGGGTGCGGCCTCGGTCGTGCGGGCGGTGCGCGTCAGTAGCGGCCGGCCTTCTCGGGCGACTCGATCTCGCCGGCGGCCTGCGAGCCCTCGAGGGCCTCGGTCTCGTGGCCGTGGTGGTGCGCGGCCGCGAGCTCGGCCGGGGTGACCGGGTTGACCGCGTCCTGGAAGTAGAACTTCGAGAGGCGGGCGCGCATCCGGTCCTTGCGGGCGGCCGGGCGGGCGACCCCGTGCTCGTCGACCTCGGGCTCGAGCTCGAGCGGAGCGACGGCCTCGTGCTGGACGAGGATCCACTGGTCCTCGGGCAGCCCGGCCTCGTGGCGCTCGAAGAAGCGGCCGTCGGGGGTGCGGACGATCGTGCCGGACTCGCGCCCGTGCAGGACCGTGTCGCGGTCGCGGCGCTGGAGCGAGAGGCAGACCCGCTTGGTCACCCAGAAGACGACGACCGGCAGGACGAAGAACCCGATGCGGAAGAACCACGTGAGGTCGTTGATCGACATGCCGAGCTTGATCGCCATGATGTCGTTGCCGGAGGCGAAGAGCAGCACCGTGTAGGCGGTGATGCCGGCCATGCCGATACCGGTGCGGACCGGGGCGTTGCGCGGGCGGTCGAGCAGGTGGTGCTCGCGCTCGTCACCGGTGACCCAGCGCTCGACGAACGGGTAGGCGCCGAGGATGACGTAGACCAGCGGCAGGAGGATTAGCGCGCCGGGGAAGATGTTCATCGACACGGTGAAGCCGAAGACGGTGAACTCCAGCCAGCCGGGCAGCAGGCGCAGC is from Arthrobacter sp. NEB 688 and encodes:
- the coxB gene encoding cytochrome c oxidase subunit II gives rise to the protein MRGDASTGWLPHAVTEGGERVTTLWIGAWIALIAVGLLVIGLIVWCLGAYRRRQDDTELPVQLRYNIPIEILYTVVPMLMIVVFFYYTARDEAALVDTSKKPDVTVNVVGKQWSWDFNYLEDDVHEVGTQAILTGEPGAEETIPTLYLPVGERVEFVLTARDVIHSFWVPAFLQKMDMLPGRVNRFQVVPTQEGQFKGKCAELCGAYHSQMLFNVKVVSRAEYDQHMADLRAADQTGLLNNTLNREALMSGQTVQPGGGN
- the ctaD gene encoding cytochrome c oxidase subunit I — translated: MLREAGVRQRTRRLSPGATVVKWVTTTDHKVIGNLYFITSFAWFLIGGVMALLIRAELAEPGLQVVDNPDQYNQLFTMHGTIMLLLFATPLFAGFANALMPLQIGAPDVSFPRLNMFAYWLYLFGGLIAAAGFITPNGAAAFGWFAYAPLSDNAYSPGIGGDLWVFGLALGGFGTILGAVNFITTILTMRAPGMTMFRMPIFSWTVLVTSILVILVFPALAAALFALGADRRFGAQIFEPASGGAIMWQHIFWFFGHPEVYIIALPFFGIISEILPVFSRKPIFGYKTLVYATIAIAALSVSVWAHHMYVTGQVLLPFFAIMTMLIAVPTGVKFFNWIGTMWGGKLDFSTPMLWALGFLVTFLFGGLTGIILASPALDFQLSDSYFVVAHFHYVVFGTVVFAMFAGFYFWWPKFTGRMLDEKLGKIHFWMLFLGFHLTFFVQHILGAQGMPRRYADYMPEDGFTLGNQISTAGAFLLGASMLPFMYNVWKTWRYAPLVETDDPWGYGASLEWATSCPPPRHNFDRIPRIRSERPAFDLHHPEAAVAGVHDAAHSSDSGLVAALGPADLHGEALVDEKNKEA
- a CDS encoding cytochrome c oxidase subunit 4, whose amino-acid sequence is MRAMERIGMLIGVFAFIMAAIYGTWTSSTVLGTEWVGTIGLILGGLLGMMIAWYLWMTRRRLDRDPADDPLGEIDEIQGEYGFFSPHSWQPLFLAGAAAVCFLGLAVGWWLFIIGAFFAIPALVGWTFEYWKGPNAL
- a CDS encoding metallopeptidase family protein; the encoded protein is MDALTPEHFDTIVEDALDEVPEELMSMLDNVVFLVEDEPPADDPELLGVYDGIPLTERGDGWGAGALPDRIVLFRGPLTRMCADLEELTDEIAVTVVHEFAHHFGIDDDALHELGWG
- a CDS encoding serine hydrolase, translated to MTTSAPVPLPRSRPEDAGVPPAALEALLERWERVGVEAHGLVVLRQGAVLAQADWAPYTPDGIRLVYSVSKTFTACAVGFAVADGLLRLEDRLVDLFPEAAHLAGSRASTLTLHHVLSMSTGHRTDTLTWRGLDEAGFAAQFLAVEPEEEPGSWFVYHNGATLMAALAVQRATGQRLLDHLRPRLLDPLGVGAAAWQGKDGLDLGYSGLHVTTEALARLGELLRLDGVWEGRRILPEGWVERMTSVHVDTASHPENVDWQQGYGYQVWRCRHDAYRADGAWGQFSVVHPPSGLVLAVTSTATDTQALLDAVWEELLAALSPEPLPHDDDAIARLEERLSGARLEPVVSDDAAGGHGRQAPPTARHEPDEDHPSLRSLAVRATGDAAAPWELTVDDGASLVLAAGDGTWAGDGPWSASAGWTAPGVFEAVVVARETPHVLHLRAQDGRLTATWNGRPLGWPALVALRAPREDAWTP